The sequence below is a genomic window from Mytilus edulis chromosome 2, xbMytEdul2.2, whole genome shotgun sequence.
CGACCAGGCTTGGCATTCTCTGGTTTTAAATGACCAATTGTATCCTCATCTGTGTGACCGTCATTGTACATGGTTTGTAACGCAGTGATAATTTTGGAACTAAACTTGGAAGTAGGGTCATAGTCTAGCTTCTTATAAAATCTCTCATCAGCGAGCTGACACACTGCTTCCGCGATGTAGTTAGCTTTGTCCCTGATCACAACGGCATTGCCCTTGTCTGCTGGTTTTGTCACAATATCATCTCGGTTTCTCAGCGATTGTATGGCTTTTTTCTCGTCAGGAGAGGTGTTATAAAATGACGAGTACTAGTTGCTAGCTAGATGAACAACATCCGATTTTATTTTGTCGATAACATCTTCCAGTGTAGCAGATTTACTAGGTTTTGGAATCCATGAACTCTTCTTTTTAAAATGCGGAATTCTGATTTCTTCCTCCGAGTCAGACGTGTTTTTTTAGAGGGTCTGACTAAAGGGTGGTTAATTTGCACACCATCACGTTTAAATTTGTTAATCTGTTTGACGTGGAGCTTATGCGATTCAATACGGTTGATATCACCAAGACGTACTTGAATTTCGCCAAGTTCATGATCAGACAATTGTTCACGAGATCGGCAGTGCAAATTATCACGTAGTTTATTTAAATAGTTTACTTGATTAATTGCTTGTTCTTGGCGTAAAAGATCTATCAGACTAAAAGAACTGTTGTATATATTACTTCTTGGCGTAAATAGATTGTTTCTTGGCGTTGGGATTGAATCCCAAAAAAAAGTGGATGATTTCATCAGACATGCAAACAACGCCCATCATTCAATTAAATTTACGTATGAAATGTCCGACTCTAAAATATCTTTCTCAGACACAACCTCATCTATAAAGGacggtgtcatatcaacagacctctactgtaaacccacagataaacatcagtacctttctccccaaacactgtacaaaaagtatcccgtacagtcaagctctcagaGTAAAGTGGATTTGCTCCTCTGAGGAGGCTGTCACGAAacggttacaggaacttcgcggatttttgacaaaacgaggCTATAAGAAATTGGACAatagataaggggtttgcgcgctaacaataacagccgcaatgacctcttacagtacaaacggaagaggcgcagcaaaatagtCCCGTTTCTTCTAACATACAATCCAGACTttactaacctttcacgtttgatccgtgaCAATTGGCAAATTATTGCCAAACACCCTCAATTATCCAAGATCTTCCCAATCCTCCTGTCTaagcttttcggagaccagcaagtctgaaagacttatGTGTAagagctgacgtctcctcaaataaaagctgttgacagttcaattgcaggatggtgcaagtcatgtggtaacagacgttgtctgacttgtcaacaaatactaaaTACTCAAAATATTTACTTGCCACacgactgggtctgtgtacactatattttgcaatgtaacttgcacAACCCAGAATAttgtatacctccttcagtgtcgatgtggcatgcagaatgttggcgagacagagcaaccattcaacaaacgcatgaatggtcatcgaagtgactacacgtgcaagcccgacctacccgtaagtcgcCATTTGACATCACCTGGGCACAcccaagctgatctcaaaaaccttaccatcacaatcatagaccacaacgagggttggtcgaaggtcgacagaaTCGCTGGGGAAAGAATTTGGATAAGAAAGTTGAGGACAGTTTCCCAAGAGGacataaatggaaaaaaaaacatagaatgagtcactcattttcctgtcatcacttgttttcagtaactccggcttccgttctgacttttttaaaataccagtttaaattacagggctccattcatttgggatggatgtataagtacgtagccacgttcaattattttaccttattaatacataaaacttatttttcttacCATTATTaaactgctattcgtttgggaggcttaaatatgtagtttctgttgcaattgccctaccgttgtcaaatttgaaatattataccaacttggatcggttacggcattttcgattttttttgtttgaggactgccctccaTGCAGttatgcagttataacatctaaactgtcacaacctttggcaatttagagttgtgccagttcacatcgcaaataactatttttatttggcatatttTTAGAATACAAGTTCATGTGCACATAACCTATTGTCGTGTATATCTgcagaaacatatattttttagaatgcaaatacatatatttaacttaaaataaaaaggaaagaaataaaacatgatatataaaataatttaacttattttatattttaaaaatgccACCGCCTTCAGTGTTAAGAGGGTAAATTAAATTTAACTTGAGgaaattacattttgttttgacattttacGTTTCAGAATTCAGTTATTACATTAACGCAGAACAGAACTAAAcatagtcctatagatacatatGATATAAGCCTTCGTATGTTCATATCGTTTGCTTTCAACGTATTTATCGGATACTATGTTTTAATTCCAATAAACCACGAAATTCTTTTCCAACATTGTTTTTTTGCAAACATATATATCTGACTGAACTCAAAAACACACCCTGAACTGAAGTGTTGACAGGCGTATagaatatatgtttcattatcaATCAAAATCATctccttaatttatttttgtaactAACGTGCTCTTATCGGGTATGAAAAAAATTGGTGAGACGTTTTAAAAGACTGCTTCTCCTGTATTTTAGAACGCCTAATATAGTATTGAAAAAAGGCTGATCGGCTCCGGGAAGGTTGAATTTTCTTACTGCATACTATTTTAACTTCTTTACCTTGCGCGTTTATTTTTTGTTCAGCATGTCGGTCTAATACAAGGCAGCGTGTTGGTTTAGTACAATCAGTTTGGTTCATATTCATATTACATTAACATTATTTAGTCCTGTTACGGATGTAATACTTATCACTGAACACAAAAGTTAAACACCTATCAATCAATTCATTTATTCATAGTAAATACCAGATGAAGATCAACTACACTCATATGCTTCAAAAATTGTTTTCTTGTATAACGTCTATCCGCATAACGATGTTTATGGTTAACAAATGCAATGTCAATTTATTAAAATACAAAGAACTATATATTCACTTTATTTTACAGCTATTTTCCAGTGGTGATGGAAGTAGACTTAGAAAGTACAGAAAGACGATTTGAATCCGATGATAACCATCATCAAATGTTTATACAAGAGAAAGCCATACCTCTCTATAACCATCATCAAATGTTTATACAAGAGAAAGCCATACCTCTCTATCATTTTAAAACTGATAATGACAAAGCATCAACAACCATGAACAAAACGAACAGAATGAAAGAGGGTTTTAATCAATACAAAGAGGTTAATGAGAAAGGAAAGCAGGATGCTTTGAGAAATCCACTAGAGGTAGAGTCGACCAAAGTATCACAAGATGTAACATCAATGTTATCGTCCATTGACAAGCTTGCACTGAAACTAGCAGCTAACAAGAAACAACATAGTATCTCGAATATAAATTGTTCCTCAAGTTCAGCTACACATGGAGGTGGCATCATTAGGGAATCGCCAATAGAAACGCGTGAAAAGGACTCAGCTGATCATTTCAATAATAGTCACAAGGCTCATGAAACATGCGACATGAGCAAGATAATTAAAGAAATATACGAGAAAAGTTTAAGGAGGGACAAACTGTTGTTTGATAAATACGGGAAAGCTTCTTTTTACTCTCCTGTAGATATTAATTCGTCAACTAAGCCAAATCAGTTTATTAGTATGTCTTCTAGTGACAACTTTATTGGTACCCGGCAAAACAGCGAGCAATTACCATCTGATAATCTTGATCACAATTGTCCTACTGATAACActgaacaaaatattaaaagttacatGTGTGACATGAAATCTGAACCTTTAGAAACTAAAGTAAAAGAAGAGTATCAAATAGACAATGAAAGTGTTTGTCCTGAAAAATCTCTTGATGATAAATATGACTATTTTAGCCGAAATATTGAAATATTCGTAACTCATGGGCCACCAAAGATCAAACCTCGTAAAAAGAAAGCTATACAGCTGCCTGTTGATCAACAAACAGTGTCTGACAGCGTAGATGACCTGGGGGTTGAGGAGGAAAAAGAGGAATATACAAAGAAGGGCTACGCTAAACCATTTGGATGCGATATATGCCACCGTATGTTTAGTCAGATTGGCCACCTAAATCGACACATGCGCATTCATACCGGAGAAAAACCATTCCAATGTGACATATGTGGAAAGGAATTTAGCCAGAGCGGAGATAAACGCAGACATGAACGGACGCACACAACATATAGACCGTATCAATGTTTTATTTGTGATAAAGAATTTAACCAGAGTGGTCATTTACAGCGCCATCTCCGAATACATTCCGGACACATTCTGTACAATAATGGCGAATTTGACAAGGAGTTAACCAGACAGAAATACAAGGAAGACAAGGTAGCCTCTGctgacaaaacaaaatattgtccaCTTTGTGACAAAACTTTTGTTAAAAAGTATTTATTAGAACGACACATTCGATCTCATACAGGGGAGACGCCTTATAAGTGTGAGGAATGTGGTAAGGGATTCACAAGAAAAGATAGACTATATACACATGCCAGGATACACAGTGGAGAGAAACCTTATTGCTGTAAAGAATGTGGTAAAGGTTTCAACCAAAGCAGTCACTTAAAAACACATATCAGGATACACACAGGTATATATATACAATCATGGGCAAGGACACGGGAGGAGGGAATGTCCTATGAAAACTATTAAGTACTATAGAGACGAATTATTTAAGTAGTTTTCTCTTCTGTTAATTGATTTGATTGAATGTTACAATGACAAAAAGCAAACGTAAAAGAGAAttcacaccaaaaaaaaaaaataataaattataataatgcTGATCAATCTAAGTTGAAATATTTCGTGCTTCATTTATGTATAATAAGGAACTAATATCTTATTTACAGAATATAGTGCCGACCCGTATAGCTATCAGGCATTGCAGCTACCGTTAAATCaacacaaaattttaaaagtgaaaaaataacttgaaaattattaaaacatgttttagcaacaaacaataaaaaaaattatcttaaaaaaatgatttcttaattttatatgttCACAGCGTTAATCCGAAATGTTATGAAGCAAAAACAATCTGCCTGTATCGGCGACATTTGACAATGCGTTTTAGGAGAAGCTATTGTTAGTTTCATCTGAAATCTACTAAATATTCAACAAAAGTTTGGATAGaggggggggaagggggggggggggggcgttaaCATGTTAACACCTCGATAATGGcaaaaaaagttaacaaaattgcaaaaatgctgctgataacagttaacaaattgggttgaaaacagttaaacAGCTTTAATTTGTCTCAGGTAACAGTTAACGACACCTTGAAAAGGGCCAAAAcaggttaacataaaaaggtatagCCCCCTCTGGATATCATGGATATGGGACCTGTATTTCAATAAAATCTCGAAATATTCTGCTTAATTGCATTTCATACTAATAGTTATATATAACAAATGAAACATATAGAATATATAAAAAGAGAACAACGTAACATTTATTTACCTTTCATATCTATTTACTCTGCTAGGTGATAAACCATACAAATGTGGAGTTTGTGGAAAAGGTTTTGCACAGTCACATGACCGGAAGAAGCACGAACGCGTTCATACTGGGGAACGCCCTTATTTATGTCCTTTATGTGGTAAAGATTTCAGTGATAATTCTCAACTGTGGAAACATGCACGTACTCATGACGAAGAACACGAGGAGGGCACGTCATTTAAATGTCGAAGATGTGATAAGGAATACGAATACAGCTCTCAGTTAATTCATCACATGAAAGAACACTCGCTTGACCGCGGCGGAAGAATTGAATTACCCAATATTGGACATTTTGGTAATGACACAGAAATGGAGAAAGTACGATTGACAGCAGAAGCACTTTTAAAAGATACCCTAGCCATTAGAGACAATAGTGTAACTACAGAACAAAACCGCGTCATAGATGGTGACACATACCCGAATGTTATTAACGGAAAGATTGGACGCGAATATAATAATACATTCGAAAATTTAGCAGGCAACTCTTCTGATAATGAAGAAAGCGACCAAAATCAGAAAGAAGATGACAACGAAGCTTGGGAGCCGAAATGGAACGGAGAAATGTATATTGCTGAACAGGCTCATGAGAATGGACATTTAAATTGATTCtatttagtatgaaattcaaaacagtgtagctgtggccattgattgacacattaaaatcattcattgactgggacaatttaggtgaacgtttgtatgtaacgaccaatgctcactatgtactttttaaagacacttaaactatggggtcaccaaaggttctcaacacctaaataaagtaattcgaaaaattaatcagtaataacacgatattttgatttatatcaattatataaatcaaaacacaaaggttattcctgattaatttttcgaattattttataattaaaggcgttaagaaacctttgttgaccccacagtttaaatgtctatcgtaggtacgtcatgaacagtggttgttacagacaaacgttcacgtaaattgtcccagtcaatggatgattttgatgggtcaatcaatggccacagctacactgcggtccaacgatttacagaaaagagcgacgatttacagaaaagaaccgaaaagaaccgaaaaagaccaaaaagaaccgaaaaggaccgaaaagaaccgaaaagagcatacatataaattattatttaatatatatacaccAATTTTCCCCCCTcgtaataaagtaataaaatacatattataaatgttGTGCAAATCACAGTCATATCATTTCGTCTTTCAGGAAATATAGATAAATGAATAGCGCACCCGCTTTCGGTATAATTGATAACTGTTTACTCTTTTATAGGTATAGATTAAAGGGTGTGAAAAAGTTAATGGCCTGTtgatttctaataattttatctTATAAACCATTTAAAACAGCTATGTACATTAGCGAAACGATGTCAGATGGTGATAAAATAAATGTTGGCCTGTGCTAGTATATGTATCTATAAAGAAACTTGTGCATGTAGATAGCGGGACTTTTCCTTGAAGAATTCAAATCCTTGACAGGTTTAACGTGTCAAAGTAACAATTAATGTGTTTTCATTTAACATGTAAGATCAGGGTAGGAATGGGGGGTACCTTAATGACGTATAACGGTAAAAATTCTAACCAAAGACGTTAACGATAATTTTTAGTGAATGACGATTacatgtacactttcttttagacgataaaaaaatcagctgaatttgacgaATCACGctattttttcccaaaaataacggtaacgataattatttaaGACATCGgacgaatcacgataaggatattttgacgaatcacggtaaaaaaattatacatttgacGCTTACGGTAACcgaaaatgaccgtttgacgccTGGCGGTAAAGGGCATTACCTCCCTCATGTAAtacacatacacaaacacaaaaaaaagaacgaaatatTCGTATTTATTCAATAACTACTGTAAAGTTTTCCGTcacgatattttgttttattttgttttttgtccgatTGTACGAATGTCCGTGTTAATATATATTCACTGATGAATggaatatatatacacattccaaaaatatatatataaggaacTGTTGTAATGTTCGAAATGAATTAGCG
It includes:
- the LOC139511071 gene encoding zinc finger protein 585A-like, translated to MLTTMDFRRVTGPFIHNSTINEEQTINHDGSNTKDEQGEQANTNEASFLEIAERLLGKSEMVSLRQVNEELKNTEIACDIESGNINAIQGEIILPETTAENKNTFQHRIDGMDLQKTGENSDICNRNDQFIDNIMNVNQSLEEENSMTNNTEQNKPFVAELEKPDTNYSEFVEVKSSTEDDHDSLGDHLTKILNPSYSHESDSDSIEENLELKRIPSVDNEIENAAQDNVAIKFDKGSQTFMYLSSSNKSNPKDMGTKKFVPQTETCISDRELPYKCKFCDQTFSLFTQLKRHTKIHTKDAPFTCETCGRVYRNETELKKHKKKHDSLRPHICKECGKTFRQLHQLQNHERIHSGEKPFLCETCGQGFGQKESLRLHERTHTGFKPHKCAICSKTFNNTKCLHRHELTHSGERNFPCTVCGKSYLRNDHLRRHKRSHGEEPRFRCSFCGKGFHQKVNVEEHERIHTGTKPFTCEVCGKAFTQRGNLKSHLIKHSFVHIMNMCILFVFSNEYENKESLGIPCDKKIGHGHDGIQKCYFPVVMEVDLESTERRFESDDNHHQMFIQEKAIPLYHFKTDNDKASTTMNKTNRMKEGFNQYKEVNEKGKQDALRNPLEVESTKVSQDVTSMLSSIDKLALKLAANKKQHSISNINCSSSSATHGGGIIRESPIETREKDSADHFNNSHKAHETCDMSKIIKEIYEKSLRRDKLLFDKYGKASFYSPVDINSSTKPNQFISMSSSDNFIGTRQNSEQLPSDNLDHNCPTDNTEQNIKSYMCDMKSEPLETKVKEEYQIDNESVCPEKSLDDKYDYFSRNIEIFVTHGPPKIKPRKKKAIQLPVDQQTVSDSVDDLGVEEEKEEYTKKGYAKPFGCDICHRMFSQIGHLNRHMRIHTGEKPFQCDICGKEFSQSGDKRRHERTHTTYRPYQCFICDKEFNQSGHLQRHLRIHSGHILYNNGEFDKELTRQKYKEDKVASADKTKYCPLCDKTFVKKYLLERHIRSHTGETPYKCEECGKGFTRKDRLYTHARIHSGEKPYCCKECGKGFNQSSHLKTHIRIHTGDKPYKCGVCGKGFAQSHDRKKHERVHTGERPYLCPLCGKDFSDNSQLWKHARTHDEEHEEGTSFKCRRCDKEYEYSSQLIHHMKEHSLDRGGRIELPNIGHFGNDTEMEKVRLTAEALLKDTLAIRDNSVTTEQNRVIDGDTYPNVINGKIGREYNNTFENLAGNSSDNEESDQNQKEDDNEAWEPKWNGEMYIAEQAHENGHLN